In the Nicotiana tabacum cultivar K326 chromosome 16, ASM71507v2, whole genome shotgun sequence genome, one interval contains:
- the LOC107773440 gene encoding uncharacterized protein LOC107773440, which produces MESGKLFVGGVSWDTNDDRLREYFQAFGDVVEAVIMKDRTTGRARGFGFVVFADPSIAEKVVKEKHMIDGRTVEAKKAVPRDDQLVTKTNVSIQGSPGPVRTKKIFVGGLASSVTEIDFKKYFDQFGTITDVVVMYDQNTQRPRGFGFITYELEEEVNKVLYKTFHELNGKMVEVKRAVPKELSPGPIQSQLGRYNNGVNRVNNFLNAYPQGYSPSSMGSYGVGMEGRYSPTPVGRNGYSSLTPADYNMGARIDHSRLSSSFGGSGNFNSILGYGRNLNSFHDENSNRYNVPAGYDPGRAGNGSTLNSTGQNMWENESLYYGADYENTSAFVGSGSGNTGLSGAFGDRGTIWDPSPIFGSGGRNGSFGDDNITLSGGENRFAGGAVYRQNAGSNADTKSSYAPIGVHPKASGNLYGIVSGSIYEDSTWRTSSPELDSSEALSYGLRSADSLDYVGGYNVANRSTRGIAA; this is translated from the exons ATGGAGAGTGGCAAATTATTTGTTGGAGGGGTTTCTTGGGACACCAATGATGATAGGCTCAGAGAATATTTTCAAGCTTTTGGTGATGTAGTTGAAGCTGTGATCATGAAAGATCGGACCACTGGCCGTGCTCGTGGTTTTGGCTTTGTTGTCTTTGCAGACCCTTCGattgctgaaaaagttgttaaAGAAAAACACATGATTGATGGAAGAACT GTAGAGGCGAAAAAAGCTGTTCCTAGGGATGATCAACTTGTTACTAAAACCAATGTAAGTATTCAGGGTTCTCCTGGTCCTGTTCgcaccaaaaagatttttgtcGGAGGTTTGGCATCCTCAGTCACCGAGATTGATTTCAAGAAGTACTTTGACCAATTCGGGACGATCACAGATGTTGTGGTGATGTATGACCAGAACACACAAAGGCCTAGAGGTTTTGGATTCATCACCTATGAATTAGAGGAGGAAGTTAATAAAGTACTATACAAAACATTTCATGAACTTAATGGTAAAATGGTTGAGGTCAAGCGTGCTGTTCCAAAAGAGTTATCGCCTGGGCCAATCCAAAGCCAATTAGGTAGATATAACAATGGTGTGAACAGGGTAAACAATTTCCTAAATGCATATCCTCAAGGTTACAGTCCGAGCTCGATGGGAAGCTATGGAGTCGGAATGGAAGGTCGATATAGTCCAACTCCTGTTGGTCGCAATGGATACTCTTCGTTGACTCCAGCTGACTATAATATGGGAGCAAGAATAGATCACTCCAGATTGAGTTCAAGCTTTGGAGGAAGTGGAAATTTCAATTCTATTCTTGGTTATGGACGTAACTTAAATTCCTTTCATGACGAGAATTCAAACAGATACAATGTTCCTGCGGGGTATGACCCTGGAAGAGCTGGAAATGGTTCTACATTGAATTCAACAGGTCAGAACATGTGGGAGAATGAGAGTCTTTATTATGGTGCGGACTATGAAAATACTAGTGCGTTTGTTGGTTCTGGAAGCGGAAATACAGGATTATCTGGTGCTTTTGGAGATCGTGGTACAATATGGGATCCCTCTCCAATTTTTGGCTCAGGTGGACGTAATGGTTCTTTTGGCGATGACAACATCACTTTGAGCGGTGGAGAAAACAGATTTGCCGGTGGGGCAGTGTATAGACAAAATGCAGGAAGCAATGCTGATACTAAATCATCATATGCTCCAATAGGTGTTCATCCCAAGGCTTCTGGGAATTTGTATGGAATAGTCAGTGGTTCGATTTATGAGGACTCTACTTGGCGCACATCATCTCCAGAACTAGACAGCTCTGAAGCTCTTAGTTATGGACTCAGGAGTGCAGACTCCCTCGACTATGTTGGTGGTTATAATGTTGCAAATAGATCAACTAGAG GTATTGCCGCCTAA